The genomic stretch GATAATGTCATATGTTTGATTACATTAGTGACTTCAATAATTATATTAAAGATTGTTACATGGTGTTTTTGTAAGTATTATCAAATACTGTTTGAGTCTTTAAATGACAGTTAATTCTAAATTAAAGGCTACTTTATTGTTCTAACACAAGAATCTAATGTGAAAAACactaaattaatatatttttctgaGACACTCTTGACATAATCGAGGATCCTGGGTAACTCAATATATCTGAATGAGGACCGCGTCACAAGCACGCGTTAAGCAGAGCACACGTTTGAAGAGAGAAATCACAACTCACATTGATAACACAGGCATCTTTAGCTCGGCCATCTGCAGTCACGAGGCAGCCAATGGGGAAGCCCGGGTTGCAGTACTTCTGACCATCTTCCACATCATAGCACCATGTCACCGGCATGTTGTCAATGATCCTGAAAAAACAATTGGTTCACCTTAACAAGCATCTTGCTAAATTAAATCTGTGCTCGTGTGTTTGCTTAACTGCTGTTGTTCATCTTTCAAACAGTGCCTCTCCACTGCAAAAACTCATGCACAATGAACGACAGTGCAGTTAGGTAAATTAAATACAAACCAGTGGTGCTGGTAGTTGAGCTGCATTCCCATCTTAAGAAAATCCAGTTTGGTTGCGTCACTCTGTTCCCCTTTCCTGTAGTTTTTGGTGCACACCGTGCTGCATTTAACATCTTTTTTGAAGGTGACCTGTAAAAggcaaacgatcaataaaatacacttaaactgattcTAACATAAGCAACACCACAAACACCACACAAGCTTAGATGTTTCTGTTTAACACCCACCTTGTATGGTGAAGACTCAATTCGCTCACCAAACAGCACCTGTCCGAGGTTCTCTGAAGGCCTCATTTCCTTGGCATCTTTGCAAAAGTCAAACCTTTACACACACAATGAGAAGGTGTCACTGAGCTGGAAAACATATCCGGTCATTACACAAATGGCATCAAGGAGAAATGAAACGTTACTTACACATCATACTCATAAGGCAGGACTGACTCCACTGAGTCCAATCGATTGACAAACAGCTGGACCACTGTCTGTAAAGGAGCAGAAACAGTTTGTCtctcagtctgtgtttgtttaactgAAAAAATGGCTCCCTCAGGCCACTGGTTGTCCGTGTTCCGGGTTCAGTCATACAACTAATATTAATATGGAGTAAATGACTCAGTTATAAGCAAAGATTGAGTTGTGGTAAATCTGTATGCTTGATCAGTCTCTCAAATGGTTGAGTGATTTACTAGATCCCATCGTTTTTGGCGAGTCCAAGCCCACCTGTTCTTTGAGAGGTAATGTTAGCAGAGCAGTGACCGGTCAAGACAAGTACAATGATGACTATTATCTATCATAATTCATTATCTGCATCAGTGTTAACATGCTACCAGTCTCATGCTAGGCTGGTGACACCCCCGAGACGCCAGCTACATGATATACTCCCTTGGTAATGACAGGAAGTGCCATTAAAATCAATTAACAATACACTGGAATATTATGCCAGTGCCCCGGTTCCAGGTATTAGCCGGGGCCTAAGGACAGCGTTGGCTAGCTAGCAACATTGAGGAAGCTAacaaattgaaattgataataCGACTCCTGCTACATCATAAAACCTTCAGCAATACACAACAGATGTGAGTCTCGTGAATTTGACATACCTGGCAATCTTCACTACCTTTGCCTTCTTCACAAAAACTCACAGGGGCTAAACCCGGAAGATAAAACGCCGAGCACGAACAGAAATACGAGACTAGCAACAAAACCAGCACAGAACTAAAGTGTATCCGCCTCTTCATTTTAACGTGGACACGGTTCTTCTAGTATTCTGTGTTCTTATGTCAAAGGAGAGTGGTCCTTCTTCTTCAGAAAAGGGGATGTTAGCTAGCTGTTCGCTGTTAGCTGGCTACGTCTTTCTACACGGGACGCAGTCTCTGAGCTGACCTGTCTGGCGCTGGCGCAACCAGCATCGGTGACGTTTCGCTCCGTCAAACCAAACTATGTAGAAGAGACAGGAACAGGACCGGAAGTCAGACGATTTTATCTTCAAAACAAAAGATCTATAAGACGTAATCTGTTCATTACTCATGttcattacatttattacacGTTTATAGCTGACGTTGATATACACACGGCGTTCTCAGTGGGAGATTTACCATATTAATACCATTTAAAACAATTATATTTTCAAAGTGAGCAACAAATGCTTTTAATTTGACAGGACAAAAACCGGACGTCCCATTTCTTACTGAATTGCTTGACACCGTGGAAGTAACACTGACGTTGCTTATCAATTCGTCCATAAACATCCTTGTTTTCTCCGCAGGAACAATACTGTGCTTTATACTCCACATTAATTAGAAAATACTTGAAAGATTagcttaaaaaaagacaatggcGGTAGTACAAAATAAGAAAGAGAAcagtgagagaaaaaagagggggGACTACATTTTGAATATAGGCTACATGAGGCTAACAATTACTCATAGAGACCATTGTATGACACGACTGACAAGAAAAACCGGAACGCGGGCGTGTTGCAAGAATCTCGGGCTGAAAATAACTTAGCGCATTTGAACTTAACTACTGCACACGAGTACAATTTTAAAGTATTTGTAGGTTACTTTACTGAAGTATACCAATTTGATGCTTCATTATATGTGTAGGCAACTGCACTACAGTTTTTagaaaaaatgtacttttgacTCCACTACGTTTTGTTGAGAACGTAAGTTACTTTGCAGAATCAGATTTTACATACCAAACATAGATCAACAAACAAAGTGTGATGCATTGTTAAAGGATAAActacttaaaggacaacttcggtatttttcaacctgggctccccatgtgtatgtgtgcgtatgattcatgggtaccactcgttctaaaattggttcagtattgaaccgcgaaacgagctaaaacggtaatgggggcaaatgcgtcgtatataaaagtgctttttttcgccactgaccggttcagatcgccagtgctatctctgtaaatagcatatggtagcggccctggggcagtggtgactgtgaatgagtggagtcagctgtcagtcagtgttggagcagaaaggCGAAAGTTGTCCGCGCTCAGTattgtaaatgagtatgtgtatgtgaagtgtgtgttttttcgccactgactggttcagatcgccagtgctaatgagtggtacccatgaatcatacgcacacatacacatggggaaatagagcccaggttgaaaaataccgaagttgtcctttaacagtatataaagtaggCTATTAAATATTAGCTCCAGCCACCAGCTACATTAAAGGGCTGGGCTGTTTGTACTTTTGATATTGTTCGctgttaatatttattttacacaagcaaatatttgaatgcaggactttttacACTTAATGTTGAGCACTATTTGATGTGGTATCCTGTGTTGCGCGTCCATAAAAGTCCAAGAGGGTTCACTATTGGATGTTCAGATACTGAACCAGTTTTGCACGTCCATAGATGTCCAAGAGAATCCCTACCCAGACAGTCAGACACTGAACCTGTCTTGCATGTCCATAGACATCCAAAAGGGGTCCTAGTAAGACGATCAGATACTGGATCCATTTTACACGTCTGCGTTCAGATCATGAACCTGTTTTGCACGTCCATAGATGTCCAAGTGAATCCCTACCCAGACATTCAGACACTGAACATGTCTTTAATGTCCTTCTAATGTCTAGAAGGGGTCCTTGTTGGACAATCAGTTATTGAACCTGTTTTGCACATCCATTGATGTCCAAGAGGGCCCCCAGTCAGacattcaaatattaaaatCCCATCTTACGTGTCCATAGACGTCCTAAAGGGGTCCTAGTCAGACATTCAGATTTGTTTTGCACTTCCATAGACAAAAAAGAGGGTCCCTAGTCAGACATTCAAATTTTGATCCAACTTGTATGTCCATTGACACCCAAAAGGGTCCTAGCCAGATGTTCATATATTGAACCCATTTTGCACGTCCATAGACGTCCAAGAGAGGTCGGAGTCAGATGTTCAGATATTGAACCCAAATTGCACATCCACCAGGTGTACAAAAGGGGGTCTGGACCAACTGACATCATACAGACATCATCAGAAAGTCCCCCTGATGTCGCATGTTTGCTGGGCACAAGCCTTAATAAAGAATCTGAGTACTTCCACCAATGGTGGTCAGTAAATAGTTTctcaaatcatcatcatcatcccaaCACCAAATGTGTCCATTCCAGATGGGGGAAACACAACCTGATGCCCAACTGCAAAAAAGGGACTTATTTCACCAAACTGATACTTGTTAATGTCTGAGCTGATCACGCTGAGACTAAGGAACTGGCGTCTGACCGacggacaaaaaaaacaaaacaaaatagtgCACCAAAGTTGGGCTGCAAGAAACCAGTGAGCACTGGTGAACTTAGATgtattgaaaaaatatttaagtgtttccatcttttctttaaaaatcatgcaacataaaaaatataaacttCCATCTACTTAGAAATGTATTTGGTTTATTGTTGCTTCCCTTGGATGTTTGACCCCCTCTGTACCCTGTGATGTGTGTGCAGACTTTGACACCAGAAGGCTGTTTTTATAAAGTTATCTGCTGGGGAAAATCTAACTTTAAATTTGAGTTTAAGTCTGACACAGTATGACTTTGTTACATCACAACTCAAGTTAGTTTGGAGGGCAATCATTATCCAATATCCAAACATGTGATTTGGAAACCGTGGaggacattttaatgtttttgtctgcAAAACAAATTTGAAGGGGGATCTTTATGTGGAGGATTGCTGTGAATGTGATCATGCCATACAGCCAGTCTGTAACaaggagaaaaaggaaagtAACCCGGTTTCTCTGTTCTAGAGAGTGGGTGGTCTTAATTTTCTATTGATACGCCCTTATGCTGTTGGCAAACTTCCTATCAAACTCTCCAACGTTCATAAGCAAGCTCTTCTATGTTGGTCCCTCCTTTATGGCATCATATCCTTATCACGCTGCAATTCAAATATATATGACAATAGTACTATAGCCAGTTACAGCATTACCGTGGATGGAATCtcaatttttgacaaaatagTTAATCAGTACTGAATGTGAATTAGACATTAACTTATTCCGAGAACAGTACCACCTGCTGAATATAAATGGACAGACCAGACTCTTGATGGTGAGACGTGGAATACTTACAAATGTGTGCTGCCAAACAAAATCAAAgagatgctttttaaaattatacatAGATATCATCCAGTGAGCTCTATTATTTATAGATACATTCATGAGATGACTGACAAATGCACTTTCTGTAACAATATGGTAGAAAAAGCCGTTTCTATTTGTCTTTTATTGAGAgcctcctgtgtttttcatttatctgcTGTATTCACAGCCTCACAttcaaagacacaaacagtCTAAATGGCATCGTAAAAATCCACTCTAAGACCACAGGAGTGACGCAATGGGTTTTTGCAATCAACAAATCCTCCAGAGAGCCACAACTATTTTAGCTTCTTCTGGGCATGTTCTTGCAGGCGAATTtccactgctgctgtcagggTGTTGTTATGTTTTAGCTGCTTTTAAATCTAACCAGTATTCAAAAACTTGTATTCCCTCTGTTATTCATCTTTAAAATTCTCtgtaaatttttgtttttatagtttttattgtttttttttggttttcttttatgATAGCTTATCTAATCGCTTTTATTAATAATAGATTCCTAAATTCCACTGAACTGCAtggcatattttttatttctattttttatggttattactcatttatttatgtgtccACATGTATGTTATGTTATAGTATGAGTGCAAGGCAAGCTGTTCAAACAAATTGCCCCTGGTGGGATtgataaagttgtctgaatttGAATCTGACATCTGAAAACATTAGAACACTTATTGTTTCAATGTGTACTATTATCTATTTTataccatatatatatatatatatatatatatatatatatatatatatatatatatatatatatatatacatatgtatatgttGAAGTTCAGTTGaatctttgaggtcattttgacaAGAACATTTCACTCAAAGAACCTGATCTGTTAATAATATTCAAAAATCCAAATTTCTCCAGAAATGACCAATGTTATTATCTTAGCTCAATTTTACATTCATAACACAAAATAGCCTACTTAAAGACATTGCCCTTGTATCCTTCTTTCAAGAATTCAAATCTGGATCTATCCTCCTGAGAcactgtgtcctcatatgaggacatcacattttgggtttatttgaccttatacttcattttacttaacttagacctgctgTCCTCATAAATGGACACTTTTATGTGccccatctagtggtagtaagagcacagtacactaatccatgtaaaaacaagatggcagcaatctctgccaagtcagtctgcagccgatccccaCAGAAAAGTGGACATAGTCCGAAACCTGATGACATTTCTGCAGTTGAAACGTGTTTGTAGTTCGATAGGGCAACAAAATTGACCAGTttcagcaacagcaacaagcaAGGACACTGTTAATTACGAAGTACTcttttgaagacattgggactttattgttgtctcgtttgagagaactgggacttaattatcgtcataatgtttagttttttaataCATACAGTATCAGTACCTATTGATGCCAAATAGCTAggggaaattaaaaatgcatacaaaacaaaaatccgggtctcaggaggatatagcttaaaacaatatcaaactaaaaaatatataataaaaaatgagCAAAACGATTGATTTATGCATACCTTACAACTTTATAACCAATTAGGTAAACCCCTATATGTGTTCATACtcgtgtttatttatttatttgtttgtttgtttattgtctgGTGTTATTGCTGAAGATTTTTGCTTACTTGTTAGGTTATTCTCGTTTATGATTTATGATCAttgttttccactttgtgtGCAAACTCAATGTAAAAACACCACACGCATTGTGTATAAACTGTTAGTACCAGATTTGAACTGTGGGCGGCAGTGTTATGTCTTGGGCTGTGTGGACTACCGGAAAtcgaagagaagaagaagaaagaagggaGCGGAAGAACCGTTGTGCACGTAGCACAAAAGCCGCGGAATACCGAAGTCTGGGAACGGATAGTTGCGTGCCTACATAAGTAAATTACACAGCACTGCTGcttttctatatttttaaagtatcGTGTTTTGTAAAGCTCGAGTCCCCCATTGTTAGCTCGCATACTTGCTAACTAGCGTTAGCGAACTAGCTAAAACTGCTAGCACGTTTATCGCCATTTTGCGCATTCAACAGCCCAAGACCTTCGCCAGCAGCGAGGTAATCATCCCAGAAATGTGTGGATACCGACACCAACAATACCACTGCATATTTGAGATTGCTAATGCTAAAAGTTTCAATGATCATGTAACGTTACGACCATTCTTTTGCCGCAGGTGTTGAATTCAGTAACATGGCAGAGGCAGACCGACCAGGGAAGCTCTTCATCGGTGGACTGAACACCGAAACCACCGAGAAGGCCCTGGAGCAGTACTTCAGTAAATATGGCAGGATTGTCGAAGGTATGAGTGGAACCACTGTCCgccattttttttatcacttcatACCAAGGATAACTCaggataaaaatatttattgttaaaaacGCAATGctgttttagttatttttaaaatagcCGATTCGCGCTTTTAATGTGTGCCCTAACTTGGCTGTAATTGTAAAGGCATTAAATGTAGGTGAGTTCCTTTAATGCTTATTTTGTGAATTAGTTGTTACAAATCTGTGAATTTATTGGTATCTTTTCTTAAACGAATCTTAAGCTCATTACCCCCTTTCCCCCAGTCCCCATTTCTCGTCACTTAACATGAAGGATATCCTGAGATATCTTATTGCCAAGGACGtttatgtgcagttttgctGCAAGACATAAGGAAATCTTTAAACCGTGCAAGAGAGACATTAGTTAAAACCAAAAGCTATTGGTCTTGGTTACAGTTCTTAAAACGTGGCTAACAATAAGCTTTCGTCCATTTTAAATCTGTAGCAAGATCAATGAATGTTGTACCTTTGTCAGACAAAAATGTAATCAGTCACAAAGCATTCCTCTCACTCTGCATTTCCTCATTCCAGTTCTTTTGATGAAAGATCGcgaaacaaacaaatcaagagGCTTCGCTTTTGTTACTTTTGAAAGTCCGGCTGATGCAAAGGATGCAGCGCGTGAGATGAATGGAAAGGTAAGTACAGTCTTTAATCAGCCataatctaaaaaaacaaaacaaaaaaaccatcAGCTTGAAGTTGTGATTGTAATTGTAACTCCTCTACTACAGTCTCTTGATGGCAAACCTATCAAAGTGGAGCAAGCAACAAAGCCTCAGTTTGAGAGTGCTGGCAGGCGAGGACCTCCGCCCATGCACTCCCGCAGCCGTGGTCCACCCAGGGGCCCCCGTGGTTCCAGGGGAGGCCCTGGTGGTATGAGGGGCCCACCATCCAGAGGTAAATTCCTAATTTATTTGGTTGGTTGAGATAATATAATGTGTGTTAATGCAAAACACTAATTGAATGCAGTTTGTgtaatatattttcaagcatggTGTGTTAATATTCGCATTTCTTGTCTGTGCAAAGATTACTATGATAATTCAGGGAATGTAGAACCCTTCTTTAAAGGGATGTCATCCAGAGGCCCCCCTCCGATGAAGAGAGGACCCCCAGTTCGTAATGGAGGTCCCCCACCCAAGAGGTCTGCCCCATCTGGTCCCATGAGCAGAAGTAAGTGTGTTGGCTGTGTACACTTCAAAGAGATTTTGTAGCGTCCAATATTCACTTTAAATCTAGCTCTCCTGCAAGAACCCAGATGGCTTATGAAGTGATTAATGAGTCAgtttgtcattgtgtttttcagCCCCCATGTCAAGAGACAGGGATCCCTATGGTCCACCCCCTCCTCGCAGAGACTCCATGATGTCCAGGAGGGATGATTATCCATCACCAAGAGACGATCATTACAACTCCAAAGACAGGTGGGACATTCATATTTAGTTACATCATACAGCAATGTGAAACTAGTTGGATGAGCAAAGcttttgcagattttgttgagctaaaacaaaagtaatttgaatatttgtttcagacatttttacatcattttgttaAACACAAGCTGTGAGAAAAGTTTTGTGGACTTAAGATATGTGCCTTAAGAAAACTATTTGAATACACATTACAATAAAACATGATTCAGATTTAAATATTATGCTTCTTAAATCTCAATCTGTTGCCCTTCTTTTACttaatttgaaaatgaatgggCAGCTGGGTCTGAGCTTTCCTGTATCTGAGATAATAAAACGCAACTAATATTTTTAAGTTACTTAAGTGTAATGGAAATCTTGACTCTATGGatgtcagacaaaaaaagtaTATAGAATATTTAACATATTCTGGTTGCAGCTTTGCAGTTTATTGTGCTATGTTTTACAGCTACTCCAGCCGGGATTACAATTCCAGAGATTCGAGGGACTACGGCCCTCCTCAGAGAGATTATTCATACAGAGAATACTCCAATTCCAGCTCCCGAGATGAGTATGGCTCGATGTCGAGGGGATACAGGTAGGAGTATGGGTCAGTACAACAGTTTAAAGATTGAGATCACATCTCTCTTGGTCCTTAAATAACAGCTGTTCCATTATGTAGTGACCGTGATGGTTATGGGGGAGGCCGGGAACCCAGAAGCTATATGGATCGTTCAAGTGGTGGCTCCTACAGAGATTCATATGATGGTTACGGTAAGATATGACTCCATTAGTGTAATGACGACAGATAACCACTGTGGCACCAAGAAGAGCTGCACAAATAACCAACCAAATCATACCCTTGACTACCGCAATCTCCAGTCACAAGACGCTGCAGTTGTCCCCCTCCCTAAAGGAAGCAGCATTTCAGTCAGCCTCTTTAAGCTTCCCTTTGCTGCACCCCTGACCTGCAATCCAAGTTGCATATTTTCATGCTAGTAGAAATATGACTATTGGCATCTCAGCTGAGAAACAAAATTCCATTTGAAAACTGTCCACATATCACAGTCCATGTTACCGCTGCATTCGGCAAGAGAATATGTGTTTTGGCAATATCATGCAGAGATAACGCAGAGTATGTAATGTGCCCCAGAAAGTTTGCAACCATAAGGAACCCCAAAAAGTCCTTGGAAACATCCGTTGACCACTCAGTATATGTTGCCTAGCAGAGCACTCCCTCAAGGAGTAACGTTCAAAAAACCATCAAGACAACTCTGAAAACCTCGTCCTTACCTGCAGTTCTAACACTTGGAGCTCTAAAAGGAAAAATGGCTTCTCAAATCAATGGCATGCTGAAATGGGTAACTGCCCATTTATTCCCTGTGCTTGGATATGTTACTGCCCATATCAACTAAATATCCATGTTAAACTTAAGCTCGATAAAACATGTCGTCCATTAAATTTATTTGTCAGAGAATGAATTCTATTGGCAAAAAAAGTGAGCACTTTAAAGTGcaagaaaatgtataaattgaaCCTTGCCAATTACCTGACCAACTTGACCCTGCAGGTAACTCTCGAAGCGCCCCACCTTCACGGGGCCCCCCACCATCCTATGGTGGGAGCAGTGGAAGCAGTCGTTACGATGACTATGGCAGCAGTTCCCGGGATGGCTATGGCAGTCGTGACAGTTACCCCAGCAGTCGGAGTGACCCATATCCACCTAGCCGTGGTGAGCGAATGGGCAGGCAGGAGAGGGGCCCAGCTCCCCCTGTTGAGAGAGGCTACCCTCCTCGTGATTCGTACAGCAGCTCAAGTCGTGGAGGGCCACGTGGTGGCCGTGGTGGCAATCGACCCGATAGAGGGATGGCTCGCAGCAGATACTGAACTGGACTTGGAAATCACATTAAAGCAAACGTTAGTCTCCGTGCACAGTTAACACTTGTTTTGGAAGAGCTCTGACGAGACAAACTATCCATGTCTAAATCTGTGGAATATAAAGCTTAGCTTTGAATTGTATTTTGACTttcccagttttttttttttaatgtgtaaaagttattttgtttttttttagtatttctcTTGCTCATGTAACAGTACAGTTACCAAGTTAGTGTTAGTTTTTGTACACTCAGTGCTGTTGGAATCTGCAATGCCCTATCAGTCTGGCTTTCCTACTCTAATAAAGCTTTTAGTTGTACCATGACCACTGCTCATCGATTTCTCAAAACAAGACCAGAGACGGTAACACGAATGTCAAGTTACAACCTGATCTCCTTTACAAAGTTCTCTGCAAAGCATAGGTGAGTCTCTGCTCGTGCTTTATAAATAGTCAAATGACTTGAGTTCCTTCTTAACACAAATGTGCCATCAACTGGACGCTGCTGTTTTCAAGGGTTAGGCAAATGTTACTGTCAAAATGTTCCAATGTAGTTTCCTTGGAAATGGATCCATCACCCTAGAGCCATTCGATGGCACGCAACGACAAAACCAAAGGCAACAACAACCAAATGCAACTCGACTGGTAGTCAACAGCTGGTAAGCAAAGCAAACCTCTTTGTTTCTCATCTGTAAATGAGTTTCTCATTGTCCTGTATTGCAATCTCCCCTCAAAGCGTGATACTCGAGACAACTTTTCCCTTCagaggacaaaagaaaaaaggaagtcAACTGAAGGTGCCTTTTTCATGTTAATCCGTTGTCATCAGCTAACATTGTCAAAAGTGCAGCAACATCCCAAGAAGTTTCGTCCCTTGTCAGCAATGAAAGTGTAACCGCCATTTTGCCAACTGAGCCCTCAAAATGACCCTTTTTTGCCTAACCAATCGTCCAACCTCAGTAAAATGATTGGCaacagtgcttttttttaattcccaaGTAAAAAAATATCCCAAGTATTGGTAAGAACTTTTTCTTGGTGAAAATTAAGAGCCATTTTTAATTGAAGAGCCATTTTCTCAGTATCAAAACCTGTTCCACAAGCATGCCAATCCAAACAATGGAGACCTCTGGAAGAACACCACCGTCCTAACTGCAAAACTGGAAACAATCACTGAAGCAAATTCACAGTCGGACCAAGGACTATAAAACCATTTTCAGATGTTTCATGAATACATGATCAAAAGAAGGGCAACATGTTAATTGTATGTTCTCATTGCAGGATGACCGCCGCTCCAAGGCAACTGCCCTTGCAACGTAACCTGAATGTGTCCGCAAGTTGTTGGACCAATGAGACCACAGTGCACCAGTGTGGGTATATCCACCAGGCTGATTGTAGTGCAGGTACAAGAAgttatttgcaaaataaatgtgtggggCTCTTTtttcagggtgtctgcaggtccttaaaggcttaaaatgtcttaaattttcCAAGTATTAGACCTAAAAACTCATTAAGTTGTCTTAAATTTGACTCTTAGGTCTTAATGGCCACACAAATCTAATTGATCcatttttcaatttctttttgtcaaaatgagtcaagctaaTATGCTGATGACGTGGCTTTAGTTGGTCTTTTACAGCAAACAGACCAATCAGGTGAAGCTGCCTATCTGGCCCACACTAATGCCCTTCAAACATGGTGTCACATCAACAAGTTAGAAATGAATGTGAACAAGACTAAAGAATTGATTATCTGCACAAAACAAGATCCGGAGATAGCCAGTTTCACTCGATGGTCAATATGTTGAAACTGGAAAATTTTAAATACCTTGGGATGGTTCTGGACTCCCATGTGAGCTTCTCTTGAAATA from Epinephelus moara isolate mb chromosome 4, YSFRI_EMoa_1.0, whole genome shotgun sequence encodes the following:
- the rbmx gene encoding RNA-binding motif protein, X chromosome isoform X2, with the translated sequence MAEADRPGKLFIGGLNTETTEKALEQYFSKYGRIVEVLLMKDRETNKSRGFAFVTFESPADAKDAAREMNGKSLDGKPIKVEQATKPQFESAGRRGPPPMHSRSRGPPRGPRGSRGGPGGMRGPPSREPFFKGMSSRGPPPMKRGPPVRNGGPPPKRSAPSGPMSRTPMSRDRDPYGPPPPRRDSMMSRRDDYPSPRDDHYNSKDSYSSRDYNSRDSRDYGPPQRDYSYREYSNSSSRDEYGSMSRGYSDRDGYGGGREPRSYMDRSSGGSYRDSYDGYGNSRSAPPSRGPPPSYGGSSGSSRYDDYGSSSRDGYGSRDSYPSSRSDPYPPSRGERMGRQERGPAPPVERGYPPRDSYSSSSRGGPRGGRGGNRPDRGMARSRY
- the rbmx gene encoding RNA-binding motif protein, X chromosome isoform X1, whose protein sequence is MAEADRPGKLFIGGLNTETTEKALEQYFSKYGRIVEVLLMKDRETNKSRGFAFVTFESPADAKDAAREMNGKSLDGKPIKVEQATKPQFESAGRRGPPPMHSRSRGPPRGPRGSRGGPGGMRGPPSRDYYDNSGNVEPFFKGMSSRGPPPMKRGPPVRNGGPPPKRSAPSGPMSRTPMSRDRDPYGPPPPRRDSMMSRRDDYPSPRDDHYNSKDSYSSRDYNSRDSRDYGPPQRDYSYREYSNSSSRDEYGSMSRGYSDRDGYGGGREPRSYMDRSSGGSYRDSYDGYGNSRSAPPSRGPPPSYGGSSGSSRYDDYGSSSRDGYGSRDSYPSSRSDPYPPSRGERMGRQERGPAPPVERGYPPRDSYSSSSRGGPRGGRGGNRPDRGMARSRY